The proteins below are encoded in one region of Corynebacterium felinum:
- a CDS encoding ABC transporter ATP-binding protein has product MTHSPQHTPARHSTFTRLLREGWKSPHLVILALISTICVTAFDALIPLIAGTTIDAATGAQTARTHPDTITQLTALLIAVALGRYLVQFGRRYLAGALSHTLHFQLRTRIAHTLLRLDGPSHDELSTGHIVTRSISDLNAVQIMVAMAPLLFGNIVQVIVTICIIFVISPLLCAIAVAIIPILVGLSIYSRKVLFASTWSAQQTLADMNSHIEETLSGVRVVKAFAQEERETNTLTHNAGKVYQHMMRTARISARLKPLMQQLPSIALVITIGAGGYITYTGTITIGTFLAFSVYMTALTSVVSMLAGMVVQMQLGLASAQRVFDIIDITSPTQPAALGAANTPSIGAHAASVHAAAPDTVDAGWGIDISHISYTNVLTDLSITLKPATRTALVGPPGSGKTLLTYLLGGFYQPQSGQITLTNADTHLPYSTLPPAEIRKHVTCVFDDPFLFSTTIRDNLDFGRGFSDKKLYDAARIACIDTFIDSLPKGLDTPIGERGHRLSGGQRQRIALARAILAQPKILILDDTTSAVDATTEAQIFTNLSTHLPHTTILIIAHRHSTLEYADHIAILDHGTIVGSGTREKMRTNPQLRTLMNESLNTPLSDAKTPAQTTPTTSEPSWEELWPETPPTPSTYDTASKATMSRGVSSSKGTVTAGVGTQMAGAMPKNPQLVALIDKLPTFTDTPPHGGYDHFRQPLTHVDARTLFGSVKHLIAFVIGLYIIGVLAGLGLPYLIKIAIDSGIQQSNPTVLLTVSLYGLGLVTIAWASMVGTTILTALTGERLLYELRIRCYAHLQRLGLDYYESTTTGALITRMSTDIDSLNSFLNNGLSTAIVAVSTLSGILILLGVTSPLLLSIALTGVPVIAVATYYFKKISSRLYTRAREEVSEVNSLFHETMTGLRTAQMLNQEHLLLTRFSTAANTVKKTRIHAQTAVAVYFPGLNATSEIIQAIVLGIGAHLVAHSTLDVGILIAFLLYLDRLYGPIHNLSQIYDSYQQARVGFTRITDLLSTPASVTDDNAEAFDVDTLAHAATQAISLHNVHFSYPNHTTHTPALNNINLRITPGTTVAIVGETGAGKSTIIKLIERFYDPQHGYIAADNHPLTTLPLQGWRAQVGFVPQEAHLFNGTIADNIAYARPDANKKDIVDAARRVGALNIFAGIDGGLNATVGQRGNALSSGQRQLVALARAEILQPALLLLDEATATLDPATEAAFLTALDKATHNRTAIVVAHRLATAQKADRILVIRDGCIVEDGTHTELLSFGGIYATMWAATTKKNTSSQECCETEHNESENWPKFDYM; this is encoded by the coding sequence ATGACACACAGCCCACAGCACACCCCTGCACGCCATTCCACCTTCACAAGACTCCTACGCGAAGGATGGAAAAGCCCCCACCTTGTCATCCTCGCCCTCATCTCCACCATCTGTGTCACCGCCTTCGACGCCCTCATCCCACTGATCGCCGGAACCACCATCGACGCCGCCACAGGGGCACAAACCGCACGCACACACCCCGACACCATCACCCAACTCACCGCCTTACTCATCGCAGTAGCACTCGGCCGCTACCTCGTCCAATTCGGGCGACGCTACCTCGCCGGGGCACTCTCGCACACCCTGCACTTCCAACTACGCACACGCATCGCACACACCCTGCTACGCCTCGATGGCCCCAGCCACGACGAACTCAGCACCGGGCACATCGTTACGCGCAGCATCTCCGACCTCAACGCCGTGCAAATCATGGTCGCCATGGCCCCGCTACTTTTCGGAAACATCGTGCAGGTCATCGTCACAATCTGCATCATCTTTGTCATCTCCCCACTGCTGTGCGCCATCGCCGTTGCCATAATCCCCATACTCGTCGGACTGAGCATCTACTCCCGTAAAGTACTGTTCGCCAGCACCTGGTCCGCGCAACAAACCCTGGCTGACATGAACAGCCACATCGAAGAAACCCTCAGCGGTGTACGCGTAGTCAAAGCCTTCGCGCAAGAAGAACGCGAAACAAACACACTCACCCACAACGCCGGCAAGGTCTACCAACACATGATGCGCACCGCACGCATCTCCGCCCGCCTCAAACCCCTGATGCAGCAACTGCCCTCCATCGCACTCGTAATCACCATCGGCGCTGGCGGCTACATCACCTACACGGGAACAATCACCATCGGCACCTTCCTCGCCTTCAGCGTGTACATGACAGCACTGACCTCCGTCGTATCCATGCTGGCAGGCATGGTCGTGCAAATGCAGCTCGGGCTCGCCTCCGCCCAACGCGTCTTCGACATCATCGACATCACATCCCCCACCCAACCAGCCGCGCTGGGTGCCGCAAACACTCCGAGCATTGGCGCGCACGCTGCTTCTGTTCACGCTGCTGCACCCGACACCGTCGATGCGGGCTGGGGAATCGACATCTCCCACATCAGCTACACCAACGTTCTCACCGACCTGAGTATCACCCTTAAACCCGCCACACGCACAGCACTCGTCGGCCCACCCGGCAGCGGAAAAACACTCCTCACCTACCTACTTGGCGGGTTCTACCAGCCACAATCCGGGCAGATCACCCTCACTAACGCCGACACCCACCTCCCCTACAGCACCCTTCCGCCCGCTGAGATCCGCAAACACGTCACCTGCGTATTCGACGACCCCTTCCTGTTTTCCACCACCATCCGCGACAACCTCGACTTCGGCCGCGGCTTCAGCGACAAAAAGCTTTACGACGCCGCCCGCATCGCCTGCATCGACACCTTCATCGACTCCCTACCCAAGGGCCTCGACACCCCCATCGGCGAACGCGGACACCGACTCTCCGGCGGCCAACGCCAACGCATCGCACTCGCCCGCGCCATCCTCGCCCAACCTAAAATCCTCATCCTCGACGACACCACCTCCGCCGTCGACGCCACCACCGAAGCACAGATTTTCACAAACCTCAGCACCCATTTACCCCACACCACCATCCTCATCATCGCCCACCGCCACTCCACCTTGGAATACGCCGACCACATCGCAATACTCGACCACGGCACGATCGTCGGCAGTGGCACCCGCGAAAAAATGCGCACCAACCCCCAACTGCGCACACTGATGAACGAAAGCCTGAACACACCACTCAGCGATGCAAAAACACCAGCCCAAACAACCCCCACGACCAGCGAACCCAGCTGGGAAGAACTCTGGCCCGAGACCCCACCTACCCCATCTACCTACGACACCGCTTCGAAAGCAACTATGTCACGGGGAGTCAGTAGCAGCAAGGGCACCGTCACCGCTGGAGTAGGCACCCAAATGGCTGGAGCCATGCCGAAAAACCCACAACTTGTCGCCTTGATTGACAAACTTCCCACTTTCACAGACACCCCACCCCACGGCGGCTACGACCACTTCAGACAACCCCTCACACACGTTGACGCACGCACCCTCTTCGGATCAGTCAAACACCTCATCGCCTTCGTCATCGGCCTTTATATCATCGGAGTACTCGCCGGACTCGGACTTCCCTACCTGATCAAAATCGCCATCGACTCCGGCATCCAACAATCCAACCCCACCGTGCTCCTCACCGTCTCCCTCTACGGCCTTGGGCTCGTCACCATCGCCTGGGCCAGCATGGTCGGCACCACCATCCTCACCGCACTCACCGGCGAACGCCTCCTCTACGAACTACGCATCCGCTGCTACGCCCACCTCCAACGACTCGGCCTCGACTACTACGAATCCACCACCACAGGTGCACTCATCACCCGCATGAGCACCGACATCGACTCCCTCAACAGCTTCCTCAACAACGGGCTGAGCACCGCCATCGTCGCCGTAAGCACCTTAAGCGGCATCCTCATCCTCCTCGGTGTGACCTCCCCACTGCTTTTGAGCATCGCACTCACCGGCGTCCCCGTCATCGCAGTAGCCACCTACTACTTCAAAAAAATCTCCAGCCGACTCTACACACGAGCACGCGAAGAAGTATCCGAAGTCAACTCACTCTTCCACGAAACCATGACCGGGCTACGCACCGCCCAAATGCTCAACCAAGAACACCTCCTACTCACCCGCTTCAGCACCGCCGCCAACACGGTAAAAAAGACCCGCATCCACGCCCAAACCGCAGTCGCCGTCTACTTCCCAGGACTCAACGCCACAAGCGAAATCATCCAAGCCATCGTACTCGGCATCGGCGCACACCTCGTAGCCCACTCCACCCTCGACGTCGGCATCCTCATCGCCTTCCTGCTCTACCTCGACCGACTCTACGGACCCATCCACAACCTCTCCCAAATCTACGACTCCTACCAACAAGCCCGCGTCGGATTCACCAGAATCACAGACCTACTCTCAACCCCCGCCAGCGTCACCGACGACAACGCCGAAGCATTCGACGTCGACACGCTTGCACACGCAGCAACCCAAGCAATCAGCCTGCACAACGTGCACTTCAGCTACCCCAACCACACAACCCACACCCCGGCACTCAACAACATCAACCTCCGCATCACACCTGGCACCACCGTCGCCATCGTCGGCGAAACAGGCGCCGGAAAATCCACCATCATCAAACTCATCGAACGCTTCTACGACCCCCAACACGGGTACATCGCAGCCGACAACCACCCGCTGACCACCCTCCCCCTACAGGGGTGGCGCGCACAGGTCGGATTTGTACCCCAAGAAGCACACCTATTCAACGGAACCATCGCCGACAACATCGCCTACGCACGCCCTGACGCCAACAAAAAAGACATCGTCGACGCCGCCCGCCGCGTCGGCGCCCTGAACATCTTCGCTGGCATCGACGGCGGACTGAACGCAACCGTCGGACAACGCGGCAACGCCCTGTCATCCGGACAACGACAACTCGTCGCCCTCGCCCGCGCCGAAATACTCCAACCTGCACTTTTGCTTCTCGACGAGGCCACCGCCACCCTCGATCCAGCCACCGAAGCCGCATTCCTCACCGCTTTAGACAAAGCAACCCACAACCGAACAGCCATCGTTGTTGCACACCGGCTGGCAACCGCGCAGAAAGCCGACAGAATCCTTGTCATCCGCGATGGCTGTATCGTAGAAGATGGTACCCACACTGAATTACTTTCTTTTGGGGGTATTTATGCCACAATGTGGGCAGCAACCACTAAGAAAAACACCAGCTCACAGGAATGTTGTGAAACCGAACACAATGAATCTGAGAATTGGCCCAAATTCGATTATATGTAG
- a CDS encoding GNAT family N-acetyltransferase — MPKISVRPAQDADFPTVAELFHQYRAFYGFEHTDTERLKAEEFLRRRFNLHESTVLVVEFKDHIAGFCHYYPTFDSLALTSSLALHDLYVEPKFRNQDCGIRMMEKVIATAKAQQCDQISVQAQPTNVIALALYSSFGFTQKTRSDELITLTLDLHS, encoded by the coding sequence ATGCCCAAGATCAGCGTACGCCCAGCACAGGATGCCGACTTCCCCACCGTTGCCGAGCTGTTCCACCAATACCGCGCGTTCTACGGCTTCGAGCACACCGACACTGAGAGACTCAAAGCAGAAGAATTCCTCCGCCGACGCTTTAACCTGCACGAATCCACTGTGTTGGTTGTTGAATTCAAAGACCACATTGCCGGGTTTTGCCACTACTACCCCACTTTCGACTCCCTCGCACTGACCAGCAGCTTGGCCTTGCATGATCTTTACGTCGAACCGAAATTTCGCAACCAGGACTGCGGGATACGGATGATGGAAAAAGTCATTGCCACGGCTAAAGCCCAGCAGTGCGACCAGATTAGTGTTCAGGCTCAACCCACCAATGTCATTGCGTTGGCACTGTATTCATCCTTTGGCTTTACCCAGAAAACTCGCAGCGATGAGTTAATCACACTTACGCTCGATCTTCATTCTTAA
- a CDS encoding shikimate 5-dehydrogenase, with the protein MVNRVDKNTILCISLAARPSNHGVRFHNWLYERYQLNYLYKAVAPVDITQAVAGIRGLGIRGAGVSMPYKQDVMALIDEIHPSAARIDAVNTIVNTDGHLVGYNTDYVAVKQLLHTHNVEPTLTVAVRGSGGMANAVVAALADHGMRGVVIARNIDAGTALAQRYGWQHDTQVPQDAEMLVNVTPLGMAGAEEDVLAFSEAEISRATWIFDVVAYPVRTPLIQAAEKLGKKIIHGGEVVALQAAEQFRLYTGITPSQQDVLAAEDYAQAP; encoded by the coding sequence ATGGTCAACCGCGTCGACAAAAATACAATTTTGTGCATATCTTTAGCCGCCCGCCCCTCCAATCACGGTGTGCGTTTCCACAACTGGCTCTACGAGCGCTACCAGCTCAACTACCTGTATAAAGCGGTTGCGCCGGTCGATATCACCCAGGCTGTTGCGGGGATTCGCGGGTTGGGGATTCGCGGCGCGGGGGTATCGATGCCCTACAAGCAGGATGTGATGGCGCTGATCGATGAGATTCACCCTTCTGCAGCGCGTATCGACGCCGTCAACACCATCGTGAACACCGACGGGCATCTGGTGGGCTACAACACCGATTATGTTGCAGTAAAGCAACTTCTTCACACCCACAACGTTGAGCCCACACTCACCGTCGCAGTACGCGGATCAGGTGGCATGGCTAACGCTGTGGTGGCTGCACTCGCGGATCACGGTATGCGCGGAGTCGTCATTGCCCGCAACATTGATGCAGGCACAGCACTAGCCCAACGCTACGGCTGGCAGCACGACACCCAAGTGCCCCAGGATGCCGAGATGCTCGTCAACGTCACCCCGCTAGGGATGGCGGGGGCTGAGGAAGATGTGCTTGCCTTTAGCGAGGCGGAGATTAGCCGTGCTACCTGGATTTTTGATGTGGTGGCCTATCCTGTGCGCACCCCGCTGATTCAAGCTGCGGAAAAGTTAGGTAAAAAGATCATTCACGGCGGCGAAGTGGTGGCCTTGCAAGCAGCTGAACAATTCCGTCTCTACACCGGCATCACCCCCAGCCAGCAGGATGTGCTGGCAGCCGAAGACTACGCACAAGCCCCCTAA
- a CDS encoding carboxylesterase/lipase family protein: protein MGDKAYNRLRRRNVGVDARRFPRRLATFRRALFDAPTTRPSPSPAHHTAKAGQSVHPTLRPSTRMSLGKDWGLSPKTRTEEKAKTLLNQLAQRVPRNQPEPHETTSDIHHILPTQPPLPPTISLGTTQHTGDDDLIVDTTSGKIQGLRLEIPVNVTTWRGVPYGADTSGKNRFRAPKPPQPWAGVRDCTHYGAIAAQPTLSPGEKIKGSEDCLNLDIVRPDTTDTLPVVVYFHGGSFIYGSSHQQVLRGHYLVEAMNVVYVSLNFRLGALGYLDYTHFGDDCVANPAIWDHLLALRWIKNNIARFGGDPNNITIMGESAGGQAVLTLMCVPAAQGLFHRAIAQSAPAAAVHSYAQSHFWAHELISRAGFDPDNPPQLDQLRELPLENLINAGQSMLWRSKELLNLNSCYSVTVDNQLLHDHPIAIFRAGEQHKVPLMIGTNADETSLAKSLFLRPTARTEAAWRMLQGYDRDAAETIMSFYNNCTKRNDYAQLIADGVFWAPSVIVASAHALTAPTWMYRFDFAPAALKWLGVGAAHTAELSPVFGDLEGSKAATFAKLGGWDDLTQLKTTMQQHWAQFIHSGNPNGADTTNNTAPPSWPAYRPASDTTPGRATKIFDTTAYLLFDPNKARRVAWENYNMLQWGNDPNELTTDTPDPNPPSSTPKKKPKKKKKKEKSKKKQ from the coding sequence ATGGGTGACAAAGCCTACAATCGCCTGCGCAGACGCAACGTGGGCGTGGACGCACGACGATTCCCACGCCGCCTTGCCACCTTCCGCCGCGCGCTTTTCGACGCCCCCACAACCCGCCCGTCACCCTCACCCGCCCACCACACAGCGAAAGCAGGACAATCTGTACACCCCACCCTGCGCCCCAGTACGCGCATGAGCCTAGGAAAAGACTGGGGCTTAAGCCCCAAAACCCGCACCGAAGAAAAAGCAAAAACACTGCTCAACCAGCTCGCCCAACGAGTACCCCGCAACCAGCCGGAACCACACGAAACCACCAGCGACATCCACCACATTCTGCCCACCCAGCCACCACTACCACCCACAATTTCACTCGGCACCACCCAGCACACGGGCGATGACGACCTGATTGTGGACACCACGTCAGGAAAAATTCAAGGACTACGCCTTGAAATCCCCGTCAACGTCACCACATGGCGGGGTGTGCCCTACGGTGCCGACACCTCCGGGAAAAACCGCTTCCGCGCACCCAAACCACCCCAACCCTGGGCAGGGGTGCGCGACTGCACCCACTACGGTGCCATCGCCGCCCAACCCACCTTAAGCCCAGGGGAAAAAATCAAAGGCAGCGAAGACTGCCTCAACCTTGACATCGTGCGCCCCGACACCACCGACACACTCCCCGTCGTGGTGTACTTCCACGGCGGCAGCTTCATCTACGGGTCCTCCCACCAACAAGTCCTCCGCGGCCACTACCTCGTGGAAGCAATGAACGTCGTCTACGTTTCCCTCAACTTCCGGCTCGGCGCACTCGGCTACCTCGACTACACCCACTTCGGCGACGACTGTGTTGCCAACCCCGCCATCTGGGATCACCTCCTAGCCCTGCGCTGGATCAAAAACAACATCGCCCGCTTCGGCGGCGACCCCAACAACATCACCATCATGGGCGAATCCGCCGGCGGGCAAGCCGTACTGACCCTCATGTGTGTGCCCGCCGCCCAAGGACTCTTCCACCGCGCCATCGCCCAATCAGCCCCCGCCGCCGCCGTGCACTCCTATGCTCAATCCCACTTCTGGGCACACGAACTCATCAGCCGCGCCGGGTTCGACCCTGACAACCCACCACAACTCGACCAACTACGCGAACTACCACTGGAAAACCTCATTAATGCCGGTCAATCCATGCTGTGGCGCAGCAAAGAACTACTCAACCTCAACTCCTGCTACTCAGTCACCGTGGATAATCAACTCCTCCACGACCACCCCATCGCCATCTTCCGCGCCGGGGAGCAGCACAAAGTTCCGCTCATGATTGGGACGAACGCGGACGAAACATCGCTTGCAAAATCACTGTTTCTTCGCCCGACCGCCCGTACTGAGGCGGCATGGCGAATGCTCCAAGGCTATGACCGCGATGCTGCGGAAACAATCATGAGCTTCTATAACAACTGCACCAAGCGCAACGATTATGCCCAGCTGATTGCCGATGGCGTGTTCTGGGCCCCGAGCGTAATTGTTGCCTCCGCGCACGCACTGACCGCACCTACATGGATGTACCGTTTCGATTTCGCCCCCGCCGCCTTAAAGTGGCTGGGTGTGGGCGCTGCCCACACCGCGGAATTAAGCCCAGTGTTTGGTGATTTGGAGGGATCTAAGGCCGCAACTTTTGCCAAATTGGGCGGCTGGGATGATCTCACCCAGCTGAAAACCACAATGCAGCAGCATTGGGCCCAGTTCATCCACAGTGGCAACCCAAATGGCGCGGACACCACAAATAACACAGCACCTCCAAGCTGGCCCGCCTACCGCCCCGCCAGCGACACTACCCCTGGGCGGGCCACAAAAATCTTCGACACCACCGCCTACCTGCTCTTCGACCCGAACAAAGCCCGCCGTGTGGCCTGGGAGAACTACAACATGCTGCAGTGGGGCAACGACCCCAACGAGCTCACCACTGACACCCCAGACCCTAACCCTCCTTCGAGCACACCGAAGAAGAAGCCTAAGAAAAAGAAGAAGAAAGAAAAATCAAAGAAAAAGCAGTGA
- a CDS encoding (2Fe-2S)-binding protein: MSVDAALAQVLRTIPRYEPCVDSERAYEVLTTSQLCTPETLGKAFHASQDLFDMPDTGHAAQVWLFSLIGSVASPSVAAMVLTDSIPDLGWGSGQLFSRDDQGYWFGFRPHALADDYETSAHNMGISLAPVIESICTLTGIRPAPLWAVAADGLIQPAIGAGNEDFEQLKALDVATRLHAGLQQATSIKLPAPRFDQIVDGEIVPIAAGEEPDYVIAHRASCCMIYHSPSAEFCTSCPRQPKEKRYAGLIAAAEMY, encoded by the coding sequence GTGAGCGTTGACGCAGCTTTAGCCCAAGTGCTACGCACAATCCCGCGCTACGAGCCTTGTGTGGATAGTGAACGTGCCTATGAAGTTTTGACTACTTCACAGTTGTGCACGCCCGAAACACTGGGAAAGGCGTTTCATGCAAGCCAAGACCTTTTCGACATGCCCGATACCGGGCATGCTGCCCAAGTATGGCTGTTTTCCCTCATTGGGTCAGTCGCATCACCCAGCGTTGCCGCCATGGTGCTCACAGATTCAATCCCCGATCTGGGGTGGGGAAGTGGGCAACTATTCAGCCGCGACGACCAAGGCTACTGGTTTGGCTTTCGACCTCACGCTTTGGCTGATGATTACGAAACAAGTGCGCACAATATGGGGATATCTCTTGCACCCGTCATTGAAAGTATCTGCACCTTAACCGGCATCCGGCCCGCGCCCCTGTGGGCAGTAGCCGCCGACGGACTCATCCAACCCGCAATAGGCGCAGGTAACGAAGATTTTGAACAACTCAAAGCCCTCGACGTTGCCACCAGATTGCACGCAGGACTACAGCAAGCGACGTCGATAAAGCTGCCCGCACCACGCTTCGACCAAATCGTCGACGGCGAAATCGTACCCATCGCAGCAGGCGAAGAACCCGACTACGTGATCGCCCATCGGGCAAGCTGCTGCATGATATACCACTCACCCAGCGCAGAATTTTGCACCTCATGCCCCAGGCAACCCAAAGAAAAACGCTACGCCGGACTCATCGCCGCCGCCGAAATGTACTAA
- a CDS encoding nucleoside hydrolase has product MTSHPPAVILDCDTGIDDSLALVYLAALHHAGEITLKAVTTTAGNVDAHQCALNSRHILNLLNLPEIPVAVGQPHPLIVELTTTPETHGDTGLGYYHAPTAGLELYPDWRELWRHNLTNTTHLIVTGPATNLATWLRGGTWPAHLTLMGGAYLYPGNTTPTAEWNSWVDPHAAKEVFAAAEASAPITVCSLGVTEQMLITPEILDTLIAELGTSRAVEFLPDALRFYFEFHQAQGEGYQAQIHDLLTCMIALGTIEVEHTDVSIDVEAESELLRGTTIADFKNHWGRPTSARLITNANIEQAHLELLRAIQVLAKHNTVR; this is encoded by the coding sequence ATGACCTCACACCCACCAGCAGTAATCCTCGACTGTGACACCGGCATCGACGACTCACTAGCCCTTGTCTACCTCGCAGCACTCCACCACGCAGGCGAAATCACACTCAAAGCAGTCACAACAACCGCAGGCAACGTTGATGCACACCAATGCGCACTCAATAGCCGCCACATCCTCAACCTACTTAACCTGCCCGAAATCCCCGTCGCAGTAGGCCAACCCCACCCCCTTATCGTCGAATTAACCACCACCCCCGAAACCCACGGGGACACAGGCCTTGGCTACTATCACGCACCAACTGCCGGGCTTGAGCTGTATCCAGACTGGCGCGAACTGTGGCGACACAACCTCACCAACACTACCCACCTGATCGTCACAGGTCCCGCCACCAATCTTGCCACCTGGCTGCGCGGCGGCACCTGGCCCGCACACCTCACCCTCATGGGCGGGGCATACCTATATCCAGGCAACACCACACCGACCGCCGAATGGAACAGCTGGGTCGACCCCCATGCCGCCAAAGAAGTCTTTGCCGCCGCCGAAGCATCCGCACCAATCACCGTGTGTTCTCTAGGCGTGACCGAGCAAATGCTCATCACCCCAGAAATACTCGACACGCTTATTGCAGAACTCGGCACCAGTCGAGCCGTTGAATTCCTCCCCGACGCACTACGCTTCTATTTCGAATTCCACCAAGCCCAAGGAGAAGGCTACCAAGCCCAAATCCACGACCTTCTCACCTGTATGATCGCACTCGGCACCATTGAGGTTGAACACACCGATGTCAGCATCGATGTCGAAGCCGAATCCGAACTGCTCCGCGGAACCACGATCGCTGATTTCAAAAACCACTGGGGTAGGCCGACGTCGGCACGCTTAATCACCAACGCCAACATCGAACAAGCACACTTAGAACTCCTGCGCGCCATACAGGTGTTGGCAAAACACAACACTGTGCGTTAG
- a CDS encoding ECF transporter S component: MSHKILLSLGCSTIAATWCYLVLTRPVEWDSTTGSNPALITLIGYTVGAVLLIAATIPKLRASTISLIPLALVLNIIPGQLTGSLGVPLYLDSIGTVLVAALAGPIAGLATGVMSCVVWALFNPAALPFAGIAGLVGLLAGLVLKNGTGTHIVRVILGGLAVGVITACCAAPVAAFVYGGTAGVGTGAMVALFREMGSSLLQAVTLQSLLSDPLDKALVFFIVWSTLHKLPTRLRPQA; encoded by the coding sequence ATGTCACACAAAATTCTGCTCAGCCTAGGCTGTAGTACAATCGCCGCCACCTGGTGTTACCTCGTACTCACCCGCCCAGTGGAATGGGACTCCACAACCGGCAGCAACCCCGCACTCATTACCCTGATCGGCTACACAGTAGGTGCAGTCCTGCTGATCGCTGCAACCATCCCGAAACTGCGCGCCAGTACCATCTCCCTCATCCCGCTCGCACTCGTGCTCAACATCATTCCGGGACAGCTGACTGGTTCACTCGGCGTTCCTTTATACCTCGATTCCATCGGAACGGTGCTCGTGGCGGCACTCGCAGGGCCAATCGCCGGACTTGCCACTGGTGTGATGAGCTGCGTGGTGTGGGCACTGTTTAACCCCGCCGCCCTTCCATTCGCCGGAATCGCAGGACTCGTCGGCCTGCTGGCCGGGCTCGTGCTGAAAAACGGAACCGGCACCCACATTGTTCGCGTCATCCTCGGCGGCCTCGCCGTGGGTGTCATCACAGCATGCTGTGCCGCACCCGTCGCCGCTTTCGTCTACGGCGGCACCGCCGGTGTGGGCACTGGTGCCATGGTGGCACTGTTTCGCGAAATGGGAAGCTCCCTGCTTCAGGCAGTGACCCTCCAATCCTTACTTTCAGACCCGCTTGATAAGGCGCTCGTCTTCTTCATCGTCTGGTCCACCCTGCACAAACTGCCGACCCGACTTCGACCACAGGCATGA
- a CDS encoding energy-coupling factor transporter transmembrane component T family protein, with protein MKLNPLTTLSIIAAAWIVVLGTDNPIVFAIVTISALSAGVAATRGVSFLITALAIIAPVAASISIIHIPFGDTPLMPLVTAEGLARATHLSFRFTAIMASMLAGVCLMSVPDLSKALQASRLNHKISFIIGSCAQFLPQGHSIYRTVRLANQIKGRKVTIINAITTVLIPTVIHVLNTAPERTLALEVAGIDQPGQRSVYRPVPDHRLEKLARPLILILACAVVWAWR; from the coding sequence ATGAAACTCAACCCACTGACCACCTTAAGTATCATCGCCGCTGCCTGGATTGTCGTGCTGGGAACCGACAACCCGATCGTGTTCGCCATCGTGACCATCAGCGCACTAAGTGCAGGCGTGGCGGCAACCAGAGGGGTATCTTTTCTTATCACCGCGCTGGCTATCATCGCACCAGTAGCAGCTTCGATCAGCATCATTCACATCCCCTTTGGCGATACACCACTGATGCCACTGGTTACTGCTGAAGGGCTTGCGCGTGCAACACACTTAAGTTTTCGTTTCACCGCAATCATGGCATCCATGCTGGCAGGAGTGTGCCTGATGAGCGTTCCCGACTTAAGCAAGGCGCTCCAAGCCAGCAGGCTCAACCACAAAATCTCCTTCATCATCGGTTCCTGCGCCCAATTTCTGCCCCAAGGCCACAGCATTTACCGCACTGTGCGCCTTGCCAACCAGATCAAGGGGCGCAAAGTTACCATCATCAACGCGATTACTACCGTGCTGATCCCCACTGTGATTCACGTGCTCAACACCGCCCCGGAACGCACCTTGGCTCTCGAAGTGGCAGGTATCGACCAGCCAGGACAACGCAGTGTGTATCGCCCCGTGCCAGATCATCGGCTGGAAAAACTTGCACGGCCACTGATACTCATTCTTGCCTGTGCGGTGGTGTGGGCATGGCGTTAA